A genome region from Candidatus Omnitrophota bacterium includes the following:
- the hydF gene encoding [FeFe] hydrogenase H-cluster maturation GTPase HydF, translated as MKKTPKGLRLHIAILGRRNTGKSSLLNCLTSQYVSIVSSHPGTTTDPVEKPMELLPIGPVLFIDTAGLDDVGGLGILRIEKTVKMFDRADVILLIAEAWAWTDFEENILKEAEKRNTPILVILNKIDIREAEPDLTKKLKKQGIPYLEASCLDKTWELTARVKAEIINILPLDWINPLPIISDLITENDLIILVIPVDKEAPKGRLILPQQQTIREILDKKANCLITDEKKLPASLNNLKKKPKVVVTDSQVFKEVFEAVPSDILVTSFSILFARSKGDLREFVKGAAALDDLNPPDRVLIAEACTHHPIGDDIARVKIPNWIARRTGRKITFDVYSGHDFPPDLSAYKLIIHCGSCMLNRKETLSRIYQAKSQGIPITNYGTAIAHLHQNLKRSLEIFS; from the coding sequence ATGAAGAAGACTCCTAAAGGTTTAAGATTACATATTGCTATTTTGGGAAGAAGAAACACGGGCAAGTCGTCTTTATTAAACTGCTTGACCTCGCAATACGTTTCAATAGTCTCCTCTCACCCCGGCACCACCACTGACCCGGTGGAAAAACCAATGGAGCTTTTGCCGATTGGCCCGGTTTTATTTATTGATACTGCCGGCCTGGATGACGTGGGCGGGCTGGGGATTTTAAGGATAGAGAAGACAGTTAAGATGTTTGACCGGGCGGATGTTATTCTGTTGATAGCCGAGGCCTGGGCCTGGACTGATTTTGAAGAAAATATCCTAAAAGAGGCAGAGAAAAGAAATACGCCTATTCTGGTAATTTTAAACAAGATCGATATTCGGGAGGCTGAACCGGATTTAACCAAGAAACTAAAAAAACAAGGCATACCTTATTTAGAGGCGTCCTGTCTGGATAAGACATGGGAACTAACCGCCCGGGTAAAGGCCGAGATAATAAATATTCTGCCACTTGATTGGATAAATCCTCTTCCAATAATCTCTGATCTAATAACCGAAAATGACTTGATTATTTTAGTTATCCCGGTTGATAAAGAGGCGCCCAAGGGCAGATTAATCCTTCCCCAACAGCAGACAATAAGAGAGATCTTAGACAAAAAGGCAAACTGCCTGATAACCGATGAAAAAAAACTCCCGGCTTCCCTTAATAATTTGAAGAAAAAGCCCAAGGTAGTGGTGACCGATTCTCAAGTATTCAAAGAGGTTTTTGAAGCTGTCCCTTCCGACATCCTGGTCACCAGCTTTTCCATTCTCTTTGCCCGTTCTAAAGGAGACCTGCGGGAATTCGTAAAAGGAGCCGCTGCGCTTGATGATTTGAATCCCCCGGATAGGGTCTTGATCGCCGAGGCCTGCACCCACCACCCGATAGGCGATGATATCGCTAGAGTAAAGATCCCCAACTGGATTGCCCGAAGAACAGGCCGCAAAATAACCTTTGACGTCTATTCAGGCCATGATTTCCCCCCGGATTTAAGCGCTTACAAATTGATTATCCACTGCGGCAGCTGCATGCTAAACAGAAAAGAGACCCTCTCCCGAATCTATCAAGCAAAGTCCCAGGGAATTCCCATCACTAACTACGGCACCGCCATCGCCCACCTTCACCAAAACCTAAAAAGATCCCTCGAGATTTTTTCTTAA
- the hydE gene encoding [FeFe] hydrogenase H-cluster radical SAM maturase HydE, translating into MEKETFIFEKGLLEKADRTRKEFCKDEVHLRGIIEFSNHCVRNCVYCGLRRDNKNIARYRMTEGEIIALALEIINKGIKTIVLQSGDDFYYTQKSLCNIISKIKAKTDIAITLSIGERPLDDYQAFKDSGADRYLLKHETINPALYRIMHPGQDLKQRIKILEYLKKIGFQIGSGNIVGLPHQTVKDLACDALFLKDLDVDMAGIGPFIPQKDTPLRDQPAGDLDLCLKVLAMTRILTKNAHLPATTALASLDKEAGQLRALKSGANVIMPDFTPENYRKDYKIYDNKVEVRLEKAKQIISKAKRTISQGRGDSLKYEEDS; encoded by the coding sequence ATGGAGAAAGAGACCTTTATTTTTGAAAAAGGCCTGCTTGAAAAGGCAGATAGAACAAGAAAAGAATTCTGTAAGGACGAAGTGCACCTGAGGGGCATAATAGAGTTTTCCAATCACTGCGTAAGAAACTGTGTTTACTGCGGATTGAGAAGGGATAATAAAAATATAGCAAGATACAGGATGACTGAAGGAGAAATAATAGCCCTGGCGCTGGAGATTATTAATAAAGGAATAAAAACCATTGTGCTTCAGTCAGGGGATGATTTTTACTATACCCAAAAATCTCTTTGCAATATAATTTCCAAAATAAAAGCAAAAACAGATATAGCAATTACACTAAGCATCGGAGAAAGGCCGTTAGATGATTACCAGGCGTTTAAAGACAGCGGGGCAGATAGGTATTTACTTAAACACGAGACAATAAACCCCGCGCTTTATAGAATTATGCACCCCGGCCAGGACCTAAAGCAGAGAATAAAGATCTTGGAATACTTAAAAAAAATAGGCTTTCAAATTGGTTCAGGCAATATCGTAGGCCTTCCCCATCAGACTGTTAAGGACTTAGCCTGCGATGCGTTATTTTTAAAAGACCTAGACGTGGATATGGCCGGGATCGGCCCGTTTATCCCCCAGAAAGATACGCCGTTGAGGGATCAGCCAGCAGGAGATTTAGATTTGTGTTTAAAGGTTTTAGCCATGACCAGGATCTTAACAAAAAACGCTCACCTGCCGGCTACAACTGCCCTGGCAAGTTTAGATAAAGAAGCCGGCCAGCTCCGGGCCTTAAAATCCGGGGCCAATGTAATTATGCCTGACTTTACCCCCGAAAATTACCGTAAAGATTATAAGATTTACGATAACAAGGTCGAAGTAAGATTAGAAAAAGCAAAACAGATAATCTCAAAGGCAAAAAGGACGATTTCTCAAGGGAGAGGGGACTCTTTGAAATATGAAGAAGACTCCTAA
- the hydG gene encoding [FeFe] hydrogenase H-cluster radical SAM maturase HydG produces the protein MKSYSTSGQSFINEDAIFESLKRNERPDPKRIKDILEKSLSIQTLEPDECAALLNTEDPEISEQIFRTASEIKKKVYDNRIVTFAPLYLSNFCVNSCLYCAFRKENTIEKRRRLNMEEVKKETEVLAGEIGHKRLIVVYGEHPVSNIDYMVDTIKAVYEVKVKTKNGFGSIRRVNVNAPSLTVEELKRLKQAGIGTYQVFQETYHRKTYEHIHPQGTKKGDYLRRLYTMHCSQEAGVDDVGIGVLFGLYDWKFEVMGLLCHSRELEKHFNIGPHTISFPRLQPAANTPFIQDTKYKVSDRDFKKLIAVIRLSVPYTGMILTAREPADIRREVIPIGTTQTDASTRIGIGAYSDRYTEQEAEKQQFLLGDTRSLDEVIKELAGMGYITSFCTAGYRCGRTGQKIMGLLRSGKEGWFCKLNAILTFREWLDDFASPGTKLTGEELIKKEIEEVKKRSLTAHSQLMQYYQRLENGERDLYF, from the coding sequence ATGAAAAGCTATTCAACCAGCGGCCAATCCTTTATAAACGAAGACGCAATCTTTGAGAGCTTAAAAAGAAACGAGCGGCCTGATCCTAAAAGAATAAAAGACATTTTGGAGAAATCTTTGTCTATTCAGACATTAGAACCCGATGAGTGCGCTGCTTTGTTAAATACCGAAGACCCTGAAATCTCTGAACAAATCTTTCGTACTGCCTCAGAAATCAAAAAAAAGGTCTATGACAATAGAATTGTAACCTTTGCTCCTTTGTATTTAAGCAATTTCTGCGTAAACAGCTGTCTATACTGCGCATTCAGGAAAGAAAACACAATTGAGAAAAGAAGAAGGTTAAATATGGAAGAGGTAAAAAAAGAGACAGAAGTCTTGGCCGGCGAGATTGGGCATAAACGTTTGATCGTGGTTTACGGAGAACACCCCGTATCTAATATAGATTATATGGTGGATACCATAAAGGCGGTTTACGAAGTAAAGGTAAAAACAAAGAACGGCTTTGGTTCGATTAGGAGGGTAAATGTAAACGCGCCTTCGTTAACTGTTGAAGAATTAAAACGCTTAAAACAAGCAGGGATCGGCACTTATCAGGTGTTTCAGGAGACATATCATCGTAAGACCTATGAACATATCCATCCTCAGGGTACCAAAAAAGGTGATTATCTCCGGCGTCTTTACACTATGCACTGCTCACAGGAGGCAGGTGTGGATGATGTGGGAATCGGAGTGCTGTTCGGTTTGTATGACTGGAAATTCGAGGTAATGGGCCTGTTATGTCACAGCCGGGAGCTGGAAAAACATTTCAACATAGGCCCGCACACAATTTCTTTTCCGCGTCTCCAGCCGGCAGCCAATACACCGTTTATTCAGGATACAAAATATAAGGTTTCAGATAGAGATTTTAAAAAACTGATTGCTGTAATCAGGTTGTCAGTCCCTTATACAGGGATGATCCTTACTGCCCGGGAACCGGCTGATATCAGACGAGAGGTTATACCAATTGGCACTACCCAGACAGATGCTTCTACCCGTATCGGTATCGGCGCTTATAGCGACAGATATACTGAGCAGGAGGCGGAAAAACAGCAGTTTCTTTTAGGAGATACAAGAAGCTTGGATGAGGTGATAAAAGAACTGGCCGGGATGGGATATATAACCTCTTTTTGCACTGCCGGATATAGATGTGGAAGAACGGGTCAAAAGATTATGGGTTTGCTTCGAAGCGGCAAAGAGGGGTGGTTTTGCAAACTCAACGCGATTTTAACATTTAGAGAATGGCTGGATGATTTCGCTTCTCCAGGAACCAAGTTGACCGGAGAAGAACTTATAAAAAAAGAAATAGAAGAGGTCAAAAAAAGATCATTAACTGCGCACTCTCAACTTATGCAATATTACCAACGCCTGGAAAATGGAGAAAGAGACCTTTATTTTTGA
- a CDS encoding NADH-dependent [FeFe] hydrogenase, group A6: MNERKVNFTIDGQDLSAAQGTTIFESAKSIGINIPHLCYHEKLSIYGACRVCVVEVKGKPRLEPSCATLVEEGMVVKTNTSRIRRARKMIVELLLANHPEDCFTCDRSQTCELRDLAYNLGIRDLRFQKARKYHYDLDETSPAIIRDPNKCILCSRCIRVCSEIQAVGAIDFVNRGGKTQVLTFFNKGLNNVDCTTCGQCILACPTGALRERTAVDDVWGALSDPKKFVVVQTAPAVRAAIGEEFGMPAGSLVTGKMAEALRRVGFDKVFDTQFGADLTIIEEANELVERIKNKGTIPMITSCSPGWIKYLEHFFPDLKKHVSTCKSPQQMFGAIAKAYYAKKIGVEPKDMCVVSIMPCTAKKFEAQRPEMRSSGTQDVDIVLTTREAGRMIKEAGIDFVNLPEGDFDKPLGISTGAAVIFGATGGVMEAALRTAYEVVTGKTLEKIDFEEVRGMQEIKSAEIDLDGTILKVAVAHGLSNAKILLEEIKNKTSPYHFIEIMTCPGGCLGGGGQPMPTNEEVRLKRAESIYQEDRNKPIRKSHESPAIKEIYKDFLGKPLGKLSHHLLHTHYIKRPRY, translated from the coding sequence ATGAACGAAAGAAAAGTTAATTTCACAATCGACGGACAAGATTTAAGCGCAGCGCAGGGCACAACAATCTTTGAGTCAGCGAAGAGCATTGGCATCAATATTCCTCATTTATGCTATCACGAAAAGTTGTCTATTTACGGCGCTTGCAGGGTTTGTGTAGTGGAAGTTAAAGGAAAACCACGGCTTGAGCCATCGTGCGCTACTTTGGTTGAGGAAGGAATGGTTGTCAAGACAAATACTTCCCGGATCAGACGGGCGCGGAAGATGATTGTGGAATTGCTGTTGGCCAATCACCCGGAAGATTGTTTTACCTGTGACAGGAGCCAGACTTGCGAATTAAGGGACTTAGCCTATAATTTAGGGATACGGGATTTAAGATTTCAAAAGGCGCGTAAATACCATTATGATTTAGATGAGACCTCTCCGGCGATAATCAGAGATCCCAATAAATGTATCTTGTGCAGCCGGTGCATCAGGGTCTGTTCGGAGATTCAGGCTGTAGGAGCGATTGATTTTGTAAATAGAGGCGGAAAAACACAGGTTTTGACTTTTTTTAACAAGGGGTTAAATAACGTAGATTGCACGACCTGCGGCCAGTGTATTCTGGCTTGTCCTACCGGCGCATTAAGAGAAAGGACAGCGGTGGATGATGTCTGGGGAGCGCTTTCTGATCCTAAGAAGTTTGTAGTGGTTCAGACAGCGCCGGCAGTAAGGGCAGCCATTGGCGAGGAATTCGGCATGCCTGCCGGCAGTTTGGTAACCGGCAAAATGGCCGAGGCCCTGCGCAGAGTGGGATTTGACAAAGTATTTGATACCCAGTTTGGGGCAGACCTGACGATTATAGAAGAAGCCAATGAATTGGTAGAGAGGATAAAGAACAAGGGCACGATTCCAATGATAACATCCTGTTCTCCGGGCTGGATAAAATACCTTGAACACTTTTTCCCGGATTTAAAAAAACATGTGTCCACCTGTAAATCGCCCCAGCAGATGTTCGGGGCAATTGCCAAGGCCTATTATGCTAAAAAAATAGGGGTTGAACCTAAAGATATGTGTGTGGTCTCGATTATGCCCTGCACAGCAAAGAAATTCGAGGCCCAGCGTCCGGAGATGAGGTCTTCAGGCACGCAAGACGTAGATATAGTGCTTACCACCAGGGAGGCCGGCCGGATGATTAAAGAGGCCGGGATTGATTTTGTTAATCTGCCTGAAGGGGATTTTGACAAGCCCTTGGGTATTTCAACCGGGGCAGCGGTTATCTTCGGAGCAACCGGAGGCGTAATGGAGGCGGCTTTGCGAACCGCTTATGAAGTGGTTACAGGAAAGACCCTGGAAAAAATAGATTTTGAAGAAGTGCGCGGTATGCAGGAAATAAAAAGCGCAGAAATAGATTTAGACGGGACAATCTTAAAAGTCGCTGTTGCCCACGGCTTGTCAAATGCCAAGATTTTGTTAGAAGAAATCAAAAACAAGACATCCCCTTACCATTTTATAGAAATTATGACCTGCCCCGGCGGATGCCTGGGCGGAGGAGGTCAGCCCATGCCTACTAATGAAGAAGTAAGGTTGAAAAGGGCTGAAAGCATATATCAGGAAGATAGAAATAAACCGATCAGAAAATCCCACGAAAGCCCCGCAATAAAAGAGATATATAAGGACTTTTTAGGAAAACCCTTAGGCAAACTATCCCATCACCTTTTACACACGCATTATATTAAAAGACCCCGGTACTAA
- the nuoF gene encoding NADH-quinone oxidoreductase subunit NuoF produces the protein MKILLKNIEKENYKGNLKSYLKESGYQALEKALKMSSEEIIKEVKDSNLLGRGGAGFPCGLKWEFVYKEKGRPKYIVCNADEGEPGTFKDRLILEKDPHLFLEAMTICAKAISSEEGLIYIRGEYIEGYKSLEKAIKEAEKSNFLGKNILGSDFSFKIALYRGAGAYVCGEETALLDSLEGKKGQSRIKPPFPTFVGFKDKPTVLNNVETLANIPAIVLKGGERFSKIGSPASPGTKLYCLSGDVKKPGIYELPTSITLKELIYIYGGGPDGKIKAVLPGGVSSCFLTAKDLDVIMDYKSIQEKDSMLGSGAVIVINNTRCLVDLAKRCAEFFVYESCGKCAPCREGTKRAKELLTNITIGKGESGGIELLKELQEVLYDTSRCGLGQSALNAVRSALEKFPDEFEKHILKKKCDLGVCPI, from the coding sequence ATGAAAATACTGCTAAAAAATATTGAAAAAGAAAATTATAAAGGTAATTTGAAAAGTTACCTTAAAGAAAGTGGATATCAGGCGCTGGAAAAGGCGCTTAAGATGTCTTCTGAGGAAATAATCAAAGAGGTTAAGGACTCTAATCTTTTGGGAAGAGGCGGGGCGGGCTTTCCCTGCGGGTTAAAATGGGAATTTGTTTATAAAGAAAAGGGCCGGCCTAAATACATAGTCTGCAATGCTGATGAGGGTGAGCCCGGTACTTTTAAAGACAGGCTTATCTTAGAAAAAGACCCGCATCTGTTTTTAGAGGCAATGACTATTTGCGCAAAAGCAATTTCTTCTGAAGAAGGCCTTATTTATATCAGGGGCGAGTATATCGAAGGATATAAAAGTTTAGAAAAGGCAATAAAAGAGGCTGAGAAAAGTAATTTTTTGGGTAAAAATATTTTGGGTTCTGATTTTTCGTTTAAGATTGCGCTTTATAGAGGCGCGGGCGCTTATGTTTGCGGGGAAGAGACCGCTCTTTTGGATTCTTTAGAGGGTAAAAAAGGCCAGTCGCGGATAAAGCCTCCTTTTCCCACGTTTGTCGGTTTTAAAGATAAACCGACGGTTTTAAATAACGTAGAGACCTTGGCCAATATCCCGGCGATAGTTCTTAAAGGGGGAGAACGGTTTTCTAAAATAGGCTCACCCGCATCCCCGGGAACAAAACTATATTGTCTTTCCGGAGATGTGAAAAAACCGGGGATTTATGAACTTCCTACCAGTATAACCTTAAAAGAACTTATTTATATTTACGGCGGGGGCCCGGACGGTAAAATAAAAGCGGTTTTGCCGGGAGGAGTTTCCAGTTGTTTTCTGACAGCAAAAGACCTGGATGTGATTATGGATTATAAAAGCATTCAGGAAAAAGACAGTATGCTGGGCAGTGGGGCGGTAATTGTAATAAACAATACCCGGTGTCTGGTGGACCTGGCCAAAAGATGCGCTGAGTTTTTTGTCTATGAATCTTGCGGAAAATGCGCCCCTTGCAGGGAAGGCACAAAAAGGGCAAAAGAACTGCTTACCAATATTACTATTGGCAAGGGAGAGTCAGGCGGCATAGAACTTTTAAAAGAACTGCAGGAGGTTTTATACGATACCTCCCGCTGTGGCCTGGGGCAGTCAGCGCTTAACGCGGTAAGAAGCGCTTTGGAAAAATTCCCGGATGAATTCGAAAAACATATTTTAAAGAAGAAATGCGATTTAGGAGTTTGCCCGATATGA
- a CDS encoding NAD(P)H-dependent oxidoreductase subunit E, producing the protein MEEIKEILKTYNRQREALLPCLHAVQKKYGRLTEEMALFLAKELDLPPTEVYSVVSFYSMFGFKKKAKYVIGLCMSLPCYLKGSKKILDALKKELNITAGKVSPDKKFAIEKISCLGCCDKAPVMVVNETRYENLTPRKAREIIRSYKEK; encoded by the coding sequence ATGGAAGAGATAAAAGAAATCTTAAAGACTTATAACCGGCAAAGAGAGGCGTTGCTTCCTTGCCTGCATGCCGTTCAAAAGAAATACGGCCGGCTTACCGAGGAAATGGCCTTGTTTTTGGCTAAAGAGCTGGATTTACCGCCGACAGAGGTTTACAGCGTGGTAAGTTTTTATTCTATGTTCGGATTCAAAAAAAAGGCAAAGTATGTCATTGGGTTGTGTATGTCTCTGCCCTGTTATCTTAAAGGCTCAAAAAAGATTTTAGATGCCTTGAAAAAAGAATTAAACATTACCGCGGGAAAAGTCAGCCCTGATAAAAAGTTTGCCATAGAAAAGATTTCCTGCCTGGGCTGCTGTGATAAAGCGCCGGTAATGGTAGTTAATGAAACGCGCTATGAAAATCTAACGCCCCGTAAGGCGAGAGAAATAATTCGCTCTTACAAGGAAAAATAA